A window of Exiguobacterium sp. FSL W8-0210 contains these coding sequences:
- a CDS encoding NETI motif-containing protein, translated as MAKKTKLRVAVEENETIGACLDRIDAMGYRPTVRREEPIFGLDANGEPYPIRQQIVFDCKVKENE; from the coding sequence ATGGCGAAAAAAACGAAACTACGCGTAGCCGTCGAAGAGAACGAGACGATTGGTGCCTGTTTGGATCGTATCGATGCCATGGGATACCGCCCGACGGTCCGACGAGAAGAACCGATCTTTGGATTAGACGCTAATGGCGAACCGTATCCAATTCGTCAGCAAATCGTCTTCGATTGCAAAGTGAAAGAGAACGAATAA